A genomic region of Phragmites australis chromosome 2, lpPhrAust1.1, whole genome shotgun sequence contains the following coding sequences:
- the LOC133910023 gene encoding uncharacterized protein LOC133910023 isoform X2 produces the protein MIQNDIAQQAKKYYVAQKSKENNAPDDDNRLRASREFTETHNARASHFQDTVSLDKNKNTNTYKGNNTSKRAYAAKHATKQQHGTSSRLPTNSMAAGTAVFLKSLKSQSKKVAVATVQSCDPTQKLDGVDIGNQFLLVRVSIIIADDEVLVRPYKNYKFMGDALGAHIAWPATLIEKANW, from the exons ATGATACAGAATGACATTGCACAACaagcaaaaaaatattatgttgcaCAAAAG AGCAAGGAAAATAATGCCCCTGATGATGACAATAGGCTGCGAGCCTCCAGAGAATTTACTGAAACACACAAT GCCAGGGCTTCACATTTTCAAGATACTGTTAGCTTGGACAAAAACAAGAATACTAATACCTACAAG GGAAATAATACCTCAAAAAGAGCCTATGCAGCCAAGCATGCTACT AAACAACAGCATGGGACAAGCTCTAGATTACCAACCAATTCAATGGCG GCCGGCACTGCAGTGTTTTTGAAGAGCTTGAAAAGTCAAAGTAAAAAAGTTGCCGTTGCTACTGTCCAAAGTTGTGATCCAACACAGAAACTTGATGGTGTGGACATAGGAAATCAATTTTTGTTAGTTCGTGTCAGTATTATTATAGCAGATGATGAAGTATTGGTACGGCCATATAAAAACTACAAGTTTATGGGTGATGCACTAGGAGCCCATATTGCTTGGCCTGCAACTTTG ATTGAAAAGGCAAATTGGTGA
- the LOC133910023 gene encoding uncharacterized protein LOC133910023 isoform X1, with the protein MIQNDIAQQAKKYYVAQKSKENNAPDDDNRLRASREFTETHNARASHFQDTVSLDKNKNTNTYKVADLETPSFCSNREGSHYQGNNTSKRAYAAKHATKQQHGTSSRLPTNSMAAGTAVFLKSLKSQSKKVAVATVQSCDPTQKLDGVDIGNQFLLVRVSIIIADDEVLVRPYKNYKFMGDALGAHIAWPATLIEKANW; encoded by the exons ATGATACAGAATGACATTGCACAACaagcaaaaaaatattatgttgcaCAAAAG AGCAAGGAAAATAATGCCCCTGATGATGACAATAGGCTGCGAGCCTCCAGAGAATTTACTGAAACACACAAT GCCAGGGCTTCACATTTTCAAGATACTGTTAGCTTGGACAAAAACAAGAATACTAATACCTACAAG GTTGCAGACTTGGAAACACCTTCATTTTGCTCAAATCGTGAAGGTTCTCATTACCAG GGAAATAATACCTCAAAAAGAGCCTATGCAGCCAAGCATGCTACT AAACAACAGCATGGGACAAGCTCTAGATTACCAACCAATTCAATGGCG GCCGGCACTGCAGTGTTTTTGAAGAGCTTGAAAAGTCAAAGTAAAAAAGTTGCCGTTGCTACTGTCCAAAGTTGTGATCCAACACAGAAACTTGATGGTGTGGACATAGGAAATCAATTTTTGTTAGTTCGTGTCAGTATTATTATAGCAGATGATGAAGTATTGGTACGGCCATATAAAAACTACAAGTTTATGGGTGATGCACTAGGAGCCCATATTGCTTGGCCTGCAACTTTG ATTGAAAAGGCAAATTGGTGA
- the LOC133905852 gene encoding uncharacterized protein LOC133905852: protein MILVTCVQMRFLYPSRMEKWILRTIGERWRQHKSNLKSLYFDVNKSLEVNCSNYPEGVVIKDQWIALVNNWMTPKAKEISETNRTNCAKKKSTHTAGTKSFARNREELRQRDPEKKVPHRAVVFIHTHQPKSDKNINGHVGELKELLEEQPDLADTSQGKIAWKGDALNQILGEEKQGRVHGLGLVPNPNKVFDLSNSRRFKNINLTSLDPTSSEDVQSLRLQLEKVQKHVQNQDATIIQLKQKTISLEERQVDQRSLDDSVHTAQETIYVDGLNSNRKRWQSDDEYEDLQRPNKYSTALKVF, encoded by the exons aTGATTTTGGTTACTTGTGTACAGATGAGATTCCTTTACCCTTCTCGCATGGAAAAGTGGATACTACGAACTAttggagagagatggaggcagCATAAGTCAAATCTGAAGTCACTCTATTTTGATGTGAATAAGAGTCTGGAAGTTAATTGCAGCAATTATCCAGAAGGTGTTGTTATTAAGGATCAGTGGATTGCACTTGTAAACAATTGGATGACCCCAAAGGCAAAG GAAATAAGTGAGACAAACAGGACAAATTGCGCAAAGAAGAAGTCGACGCATACAGCTGGAACAAAAAGCTTTGCTCGGAACAGAGAAGAGCTG AGGCAAAGAGATCCTGAAAAGAAGGTCCCTCACAGAGCCGTTGTGTTCATCCATACACACCAGCCCAAAAGTGACAAGAATATAAATGGACATGTG GGCGAACTGAAGGAGCTTTTAGAAGAGCAGCCAGATTTAGCGGACACTAGTCAGGGAAAGATTGCTTGGAAAGGAGATGCATTGAATCAGATATTAGGAGAAGAAAAGCAAGGCCGTGTTCATGGTTTGGGCCTAGTTCCAAATCCAAATAAAGTGTTTGACCTGTCAAATTCACGACGCTTTAAGAACATAAATCTAACTTCATTGGATCCGACATCAAGTGAAGATGTTCAATCCCTCAGACTTCAACTGGAAAAGGTCCAAAAGCATGTCCAGAATCAAGATGCTACTATCATTCAATTGAAACAAAAAACAATATCTTTAGAAGAAAGACAAGTAGATCAG AGGAGCTTAGATGATTCTGTGCATACAGCTCAAGAAACTATCTATGTTGATGGGCTAAATTCGAATAGAAAA AGGTGGCAAAGTGATGATGAATATGAGGATTTACAGCGGCCAAACAAATATTCTACTGCACTCAAGGTTTTCTGA